Within the Butyrivibrio sp. AE3004 genome, the region GTTAGGGCAATTGCAGTCGATGGTACAGGAAAGGTCACAAAGGAAGCAAGCCAATCATATTTTATTGGATTAACGAAAGATACGGATTATTTTAATTTGCCTATAATATCCGTTACTATAGACCCGGAAAATCTTTTTGATTATGAAGATGGTATATATATTGCAGGAAAAGCTAGGGAAGATGCACTGATTCAGGATTTGAAGGCAGGAAGTTATGGAAACTATCTCTCTGGCGAAAAAAAGAGAGCAAAAGTGGAGTTTTATGAGGCTAATAAAGGAAAAAGCTTTGAATCTGACTTGGACATGAGCATTTTAGCTGATTCCTCCTGTTACGACAAGCAAAAAGGTTTGGAATTCGACCTTGGAGAAAATGATTATTCAGACTTTGAGGGATCAGGCGTTATCAATTATATTTCATCATTAGGAAAGATGAAGCTTCAACAGAATTATGATGACAATGTTCTAAAAGTGAGAAATCATATTTTCAAATCTATAGTTAAGGACATGGAAATTGGTACTATTGATAGTCAACCGTGTGTCTTATTCATTGATGGAGAGTATTGGGGATTATATAACCTCACTGCATACGTTGATGAAAAGTATATAGTACGTAATTTTGGTGTTGCTGGAAAGGAAATACTTTTTCATAATGCGCAAGGATACACAGATGACTTTTGGGATTTTTATACATATGCAACGAATACCGATTTATCTATGGCAGAAAACTATGAGAATATCAAGTCTTTGATGGATATAGATAATTATATTGATTTTGTAGGCTTAAATATTTATGTGGGAAATTCTGAGTTCAGCTCATATGGTGGAACGGCCTGGCGAACAGCTGATAACAATGGAACTGGAAAAGCAGATGGGAAATGGCGATTTATATGTGGCGATATGTCTAATACTATGTATCTTTCATCAAAGCAAACACCGACAATTAATTCATATTTGCAGTCAGGTATACGGGGAGATATTTTATTACAATCACTACTTATGAATGAAGAATTCTGCAAACAATTTAATGACAGAATGAGCAAGATAATTTCTGAAATATTTACAGAGGAAAAGTGTACAGCCAGTATTGATGAAGTTGTTAAGCTTGTAAAAAAACCTGCATTGGCATCATACTCGAGATTTTATGGAGGCTCATCAGATAAAGTTTATACAGTTTTGGTTGATAATATAAGAGCTTTTTTTGAGGAACGCACGGAATATATAAAAAAGTATACTGACGAGTTTACGGCGAATGGTGGAAATCTTCAGTTGGCAAGAGAATTACATGCAGAAATGGAAAGAAAGAAAAAAGCAGAAAAATCCACTATTGAGGATAATGAAGAATTTCAGGGAGATGAAGACGAAACTCTTCAGGAGGGTGAAGAATTTCAGAATATCGAGAATAATATGGATCAGAATACAATAGATGCTGTAGCCATGGATGAAGAAAATGCAGAAGGAGAATCTGCAGAGGGGGAAACTATGCAAATTACAAATAATAATGCAAATATTGAAGAAATGCAGAATGCTACGGAAGAAGCAGATGCCCCGGATTTAGCTGAACCAAATGGAGAAGAAATTCAAGAAGGTGATGAAACAAATGAGTAATATTAAAATAGTCAGGGTATATTCATGGGAACTTATAATGGCTACTTCTAAGAATAGGATACTGGACATATACCATAGACTAAATCTTGGTTTTAGGTGATAGGTGAAATTTAGTATGGGAGTTAGCAGGTCTAAAAGAACATTGCAGAATATTAGTACTGGTTTTTTGTATCAGATTATGAATATGATTCTTAGTTTTTTTTCAAGAACCGTATTTATAAGAACTCTAGGAAATGAATATCTGGGGTTAAATGGTATATTTGGTGATGTCCTTACTTTGTTATCTTTGGCTGATTTGGGATTTTCTACAGCCATGGCATACAGTTTCTATAAGCCACTTGCAGATCGTGATGAAGAAAAAATAGCTTCATTAGTTGCATTTTATAACAAAGTATATAATATCATTGCTGCAGCTGTTGCGATTTTGGGACTTTGTTGTATACCATTTTTAAGGCTTATTGTAAATACTGAAAAAAATATTCCCAATTTAGAAATATACTATTTATTTTCATTAGCAGGAGTGGTGACATCTTACCTTTTTGTTTATAAGACTACTCTACTGACGGCCGATCAGAAAGACTATATGGTAGTAAATATCAGGATGATTTCTATTTTTATTAAGGTCGTTCTGCAAATGTTAAGCCTCATTATATTTAAAAATTATATATTATATCTTGGAATAGGAACAGCAATTGGTATAACAAATAAT harbors:
- a CDS encoding CotH kinase family protein — protein: MSLKEEGSNDNKKIDKKDLIIIIISAISLILLLLIILISRNRDRLLSEALKKNRDITAEELLVGKNSGADEFLKITEVSGEKWVELHNAGTEKINLSGIEIFVSGRSVAKVEDDIELKKDAYFAVDISVNPGSDSSNVLSIYNKDGKQLISTIIPKLTPEQSYGLADDETNKWGYIAPSKGKINSAKELKFVQYNGISFSAPGGFYDESFSLELGADEGEIIYYTVDGTRPTNKSDVYDSEIKISNKSGSNYVYAKEGLYNRLSSGYSPRTVDAGMIVRAIAVDGTGKVTKEASQSYFIGLTKDTDYFNLPIISVTIDPENLFDYEDGIYIAGKAREDALIQDLKAGSYGNYLSGEKKRAKVEFYEANKGKSFESDLDMSILADSSCYDKQKGLEFDLGENDYSDFEGSGVINYISSLGKMKLQQNYDDNVLKVRNHIFKSIVKDMEIGTIDSQPCVLFIDGEYWGLYNLTAYVDEKYIVRNFGVAGKEILFHNAQGYTDDFWDFYTYATNTDLSMAENYENIKSLMDIDNYIDFVGLNIYVGNSEFSSYGGTAWRTADNNGTGKADGKWRFICGDMSNTMYLSSKQTPTINSYLQSGIRGDILLQSLLMNEEFCKQFNDRMSKIISEIFTEEKCTASIDEVVKLVKKPALASYSRFYGGSSDKVYTVLVDNIRAFFEERTEYIKKYTDEFTANGGNLQLARELHAEMERKKKAEKSTIEDNEEFQGDEDETLQEGEEFQNIENNMDQNTIDAVAMDEENAEGESAEGETMQITNNNANIEEMQNATEEADAPDLAEPNGEEIQEGDETNE